The genomic stretch ATGCGCCAAGCGGCGTGAGCCCCGCCTCGCGACATTCCGCGACGCACAGGGACTCGAGATCGGCGCACTCGCACATGAGTTTGCCGGCGTCAGCGCACCGATACAGATCGGCAATCAGATGAAGACCATTCATTTACGGGTTCGATATTCCAGGTTGAGTCAAGCTGGCAATTCTAGCATGTCGTGCTTCGTTAATATTCGTGCAAATATTACGTATTGCAGCGCCTGTCATGCCCCGTTTCCCTGCATCTGCAGCCAGCGCTCGCTGGAAAAGGTGAACGACTCCCGGTCGCGCCGCCACACCACGGCATCCGGATACACCATCAGCCACCACGTCTGCGTGCCCGGATACGGCACAGCGCGCGCAAAGCCCTCCGGCTCCAGCAAGGCGACACACCACGACGGACGTGGATCGCGAACCGACTTGTAGAGAATCGCGCCAACGCCTGCGTCGCGCACCTGCCGCGACAACGCCTGGGTTGCAGCGTAATCGGTGGGGTGCTGCCACAGCGCCGCATCGCGACTGAACGGCGCCGCACGCAGATCGACTGCAGAGGTGGCGATGGCAGCGCGAAAGGCCGTGTGGGCGACCGGCTCCATGCGCTCGAGATCGACCGCATCCATCAGAAAACGCCAGCGCCAGTAACCGAGTTCGGCACAGGCCGTACGGACGGTTCCGGCACCGTAGAACACGCCCGGATCGGTTGCCGCGCGAAAACGCGAACCACCGCGCCGCGTCGGATAACGAAACGGCGCAGCCAGCAGATAGTCCAGCCGCCCTGCAGCGTCGGGCAACGCCGGCTTGCTGTCCTCGAGCAGACTCTCGAGCACGTCCTGCTCGTCCCGGCTGTCGACGATTTTCATCGTGGACGCGACGTGCTGCGCCTCCACGATGCGCCAGGCTGCGCCGCGCCAGGCGCGCGCCTCAGACGAGACCGCGGGAGGCGTCCAGGTACTGGACGACACGGACCAGCCCCTCCGTACTGCGAATGAGATCGACCGGACGGCCGTTGAGTGCGCGGTTCTCGCTATTGAGCCATGCGCGCGCACTGGATTCGTTGCCGACAATGGAGTCGAGCGCACGGAAAGCGCGCACGAACAGCAGCGCAAACTCCCACTCCTTGCGCCCCTGATCGAGCACATAGTCGCCGCTGTAGAGTCGCGTCACCGTTGCCGGGCTGACGCCGAGCACCCGTGCCAGCAGCGCGCGCGAAACATTGAGCTGCTCCGCGGCACGCGCAACCGCCTTGCTCAGCACCGATGCGGCTTCAGGCCGGACTGCGAGCCCGGGGGAAATGACTGCCATAGGGCACCTCCTTTCTGCAGAAATTCTAGCACATCAATATTTCTACAGAAACCTCGCATCCACTCAAACCCGATTCACACCCTCAGTCAGCGCAGCAATGCTCACGGCCTCCTCGCGCGCGAACGCGACAAGCTCCGGATAGAAGCGCAGAAAGCCCGCCTCCATCTCCGCCCAGCGCGCATCACTCAGGGTGTCAAGGCTGGCACCAAGTTCGAGCGGCCGGCGCAGGCGACTGCCGATGCCGTCGAGCGCGCGGCGCAGGCCATGCACGCTGCGATAGGTCGACAGCCAGTCCTGCTCCGCCATGCGGCGCAAGGGCAAGGGTAGCCCGTCGGGCAGCAAGGCCGGATGGCGCAGCTCGCTCGCCAGCAGAACAGCGTAATTCTCGCGCAGAAAGGCATCGAGGGACTGCGCATTGAATCCGTCCCAGTGGAGCGTGAGCCAGTGGTCGTAAAGCATGTCCACCAGCACCCCGCCAAAGCGTCGCCAGGGGGGCTCGAAACAGCGCACGGCAGCGCGGTGTTCATGATGCGCATCGGTAAATGCGTCGACCCGCCGGTGCAGGCGAATGCCGATCGCGAGCGCCGGCGCAAGATCTGCCGGCAGCGGCCCTTTCACGAAATCGCCCAGCAGATTGCCTGCAGGCGAGGTGCGGCTGACCTGAGCAAGCTGCAGATGCGCGAGAAAGTTCATCCGCAACTCATGCTGATATCAGGGGCGGGCCCTTCAGCTGTGACACGCTTGCGCACAAGCTGGCGATCATGCCAGCGCGCCAGTAACAGCACGCTCACCAGCGCGCCCAGAAACGCCATGAACATGTCCGACTGCGTATCCCACGGATCGCCTTGGGTGCCGAGAAACTCGTCCGCCCCCTGGCCCATGAGCAGGGCTGCGCCCCATTCCACCAGTTCGTACCAGGCGCTGACCGCCATCGCAACGCAAACCGACAGGAAGCCGGCCAGCCGCCTGCCGCTGACACGTCCCCCCTGCAGCAGGATCTCCCGCGCCAGCAGCGCCGGCACCAGACCCTGTGCAAAATGTCCGATCTTGTCGTAAGGGTTGC from Parazoarcus communis encodes the following:
- a CDS encoding DUF2238 domain-containing protein translates to MNAKNHRVRSRETVLLAAAGVCCVLLVVSGIEPYDRATWLMEVAPVLIALPTLFLTHRRHPLTDLLYGLIFVHAVILIVGGAYTYARVPFGFWLQDVLATGRNPYDKIGHFAQGLVPALLAREILLQGGRVSGRRLAGFLSVCVAMAVSAWYELVEWGAALLMGQGADEFLGTQGDPWDTQSDMFMAFLGALVSVLLLARWHDRQLVRKRVTAEGPAPDISMSCG
- a CDS encoding ACP phosphodiesterase — protein: MNFLAHLQLAQVSRTSPAGNLLGDFVKGPLPADLAPALAIGIRLHRRVDAFTDAHHEHRAAVRCFEPPWRRFGGVLVDMLYDHWLTLHWDGFNAQSLDAFLRENYAVLLASELRHPALLPDGLPLPLRRMAEQDWLSTYRSVHGLRRALDGIGSRLRRPLELGASLDTLSDARWAEMEAGFLRFYPELVAFAREEAVSIAALTEGVNRV
- a CDS encoding antitoxin Xre/MbcA/ParS toxin-binding domain-containing protein: MAVISPGLAVRPEAASVLSKAVARAAEQLNVSRALLARVLGVSPATVTRLYSGDYVLDQGRKEWEFALLFVRAFRALDSIVGNESSARAWLNSENRALNGRPVDLIRSTEGLVRVVQYLDASRGLV
- a CDS encoding RES family NAD+ phosphorylase translates to MSSSTWTPPAVSSEARAWRGAAWRIVEAQHVASTMKIVDSRDEQDVLESLLEDSKPALPDAAGRLDYLLAAPFRYPTRRGGSRFRAATDPGVFYGAGTVRTACAELGYWRWRFLMDAVDLERMEPVAHTAFRAAIATSAVDLRAAPFSRDAALWQHPTDYAATQALSRQVRDAGVGAILYKSVRDPRPSWCVALLEPEGFARAVPYPGTQTWWLMVYPDAVVWRRDRESFTFSSERWLQMQGNGA